The region CATTTATGCGTTACGATGTTCCACACAGATATATTTGCTTCTAATAAACCTTTACAAAATATCCATTCTTTCCACTCTGGTGAATgtctattaatttgaaaaaagaaataaaaacgtatataCAAAAATCTTGCTTGTTGTTTGTATTTCGGTGAGAAAATGTAACTAGCACGGTGTGAATTGCAAGAAATGTGCTCAATTAGCGATGAGTATACTGCAGATACTTACATGCTTAGAGGATTTTCGAAATGCGATAGTAACTTTCTTTTGGCCATTTCCAAGCACGGACCATGACGGAAAGTACATGCCCATTTTAGGATTTCTTGTCTTAAACATATAGTAAGGTCATTCTTCGGTATAAAGTTTTCAGATTTTAGTATTTCAAAAAGTCCATCCAAcaattctttcaaattttgctaaaataacATGAATTATAAGAAACGTACCTAATGTCTGTGCGCGCGtttaatgtttttcaaattttttataaaattaatatccatgtacaaaaaatgtttaatatacaatgtataaaacaagaagtaaaaaataattttgaaattacacACGTCTATACAAAGACAATAGTTAATAagttatgttttttattaaataatatatacgctTTATATACCATAATGTTGAAACCAGTTGCGTTTGTATCAAATGGAATCACATTCGATACATATTCAAACATTTTGATCATAGGATACCATGCAACGTAATCTGTCTCTTGCCGTAAGTAAGTTGTCAGTTCCCAGAACATAGAAATATTGAGCTGGCGTGCAATCATGAAGTGAAACACGTCATCAATTATTTTAGCACGATTGATGACACTTATATGTTCATATTCTTCTGAATTCAAGTAATGTGCAATTTGGtgcaagtttttattttcatagcTAATGCGATAATATCCTGTTGTACAATAAGCAGATTTGTATTGATCTATATGCATGcgattaaatttaagaaaatatttcccaattattttctttcagttttttatattacaagaacGTCAAAGCAGTATACCTACTATGGAAATGATTACATATTATGCACATTTATCTTACTATTTTAGTGATTATTTTactgataatttaaaaaacttaattGGAGATTTAAAGTGTAAATGTATagcaatttgtattttatttacttattttattcttttgtattataaaaataattttgaaacagTACACAATATGTATACCAtttcaaatacatataaaataatattttatacagaattATATCATATACTACTATACCTCTCTTCATGCAACATGtggaatatttttgatatttataagtaaatagcAATAAGTACTCAATACACGAAAGTATGATCAcgtgaaatattgaaatgtgtATGATAagttttttgataaatatttaccaGCTTGCTGAATGTCGACCATTACCCAATCATCTTGAAAATTGTAATCCAAATATGAAAACGTTTGTGGTTTTACTTGTATTCTGATATTGTTAGGCAAAACAGACTTTGTAATTATCCTTGTAGGTATCCACCATTTACCGTAATGTGTTTTATTAAGACATTGCTTCATCGTTCCGTAGgaagaatttttttgtgtcCAAGTCAAGATAGGATAATGCCTGTTGTTTATCCAAGCTGAGAAATCATATCTTGATATGTTAAACAGGTATTCATCAGCTAGGTCTTCTTGTATGGACCAAAATTGATAAGGAGCCAGTGAGCTATGCAcgctaaattaaaaattttattaacagtgTTTGTTTATTGACAACTAATGATATTAtcaattgaatataaaaatatataaaagtacaaCTTAACTTCtacattgtatatattatactctGTAGTCTGTACTATAGTTACatattacaaatacatataacatGTTGTACAATATCTGTgttaaacattataatttatattataatttgtaataatttgcaatttaatatctaatcagtttaacttttaaaaataatagtttgtTAAAGAATATTGGAATTCGCggaatgatataaaaattatagaaataggAAGACGAGAGGAAGAAATTCAAATGttacaaaatgttaaaaaattaaaaataaaaagaaggatACAAAAC is a window of Temnothorax longispinosus isolate EJ_2023e chromosome 1, Tlon_JGU_v1, whole genome shotgun sequence DNA encoding:
- the LOC139812248 gene encoding aminopeptidase N-like, which produces MKQCLNKTHYGKWWIPTRIITKSVLPNNIRIQVKPQTFSYLDYNFQDDWVMVDIQQAGYYRISYENKNLHQIAHYLNSEEYEHISVINRAKIIDDVFHFMIARQLNISMFWELTTYLRQETDYVAWYPMIKMFEYVSNVIPFDTNATGFNIMQNLKELLDGLFEILKSENFIPKNDLTICLRQEILKWACTFRHGPCLEMAKRKLLSHFENPLSIHSPEWKEWIFCKGLLEANISVWNIVTHKWMGDKRYELLPYLTCTRYSSILLEHLPYMFDKWNLTTHKDTAIIRSYINIFHTFIAKHVNNYSILTKILVNLERIKPKNISIILALTDIINHVYSKKHLNKILIHLEQQKYITDEQQIAEIQRKIQIRSSEIKDQINHFQFLV